In Gammaproteobacteria bacterium, one DNA window encodes the following:
- a CDS encoding carbonic anhydrase, which translates to MCYRCEQSGDLTQDSGICSGRRTFVKLSAASALSLGMTYAGIASMANSIAAEPPYTVVPPKPENVLTPDQALERLMQGNERYVSGKSKPLDFHDIQSALVSGQNPYATILGCSDSRVSPEHCFDEALGDLFVARGAGNYLTNDNVATIEYSVAVLNTPLIMVLGHESCGAVKAAVEAVDHHKDFPGHIQLLASAIAPAVRAVNDTSSSRLINVTKMNVIMTVERLRTKTPVLDYYHDQKKIRVVGGIYHLETGKVELIA; encoded by the coding sequence ATGTGTTATCGATGTGAACAATCCGGTGATCTCACTCAAGACTCCGGCATATGCAGCGGCAGGCGGACGTTCGTCAAATTATCAGCAGCATCCGCGCTGAGTTTGGGGATGACGTATGCCGGAATTGCATCAATGGCGAATAGTATCGCTGCCGAGCCGCCCTATACCGTAGTTCCGCCCAAGCCGGAAAATGTGCTGACACCGGATCAAGCGTTGGAAAGACTGATGCAAGGCAATGAACGCTACGTTTCGGGTAAATCCAAACCGCTTGATTTTCATGACATTCAATCCGCTTTGGTGAGCGGGCAGAATCCCTATGCCACCATACTCGGTTGCTCAGACTCCAGAGTCAGTCCCGAGCATTGTTTCGACGAAGCGCTGGGTGATTTGTTTGTGGCGCGCGGTGCCGGAAATTATTTAACCAACGATAACGTCGCTACCATTGAGTATTCGGTTGCCGTGTTGAATACGCCTTTGATCATGGTGCTGGGTCATGAAAGTTGCGGTGCGGTCAAGGCGGCGGTGGAAGCGGTTGACCATCACAAGGATTTTCCCGGTCATATCCAATTGCTGGCCAGCGCGATTGCTCCGGCTGTCAGGGCCGTCAATGACACCTCTAGCAGCCGGTTGATTAATGTAACCAAAATGAACGTCATCATGACGGTTGAAAGACTCAGGACCAAAACGCCGGTTCTGGATTACTATCACGATCAGAAGAAAATTCGTGTGGTGGGTGGGATATATCATTTGGAAACCGGTAAAGTTGAGCTGATTGCTTAA
- a CDS encoding glutamyl-tRNA reductase → MQLFAFGINHNTAPLDVREQVTFPENTMELALRDLVGRNPIKEAAIVSTCNRTEVYCCTDRPEEAMAWLADFHHLPTRELDPYLYKFPREHAVKHAFRVASGLDSMVLGEPQILGQLKNAVKSAEHAGTLGLLLHKLFQRTFYVAKEVRTSTEIGTSSVSMAAAAARLAERIFGDIGEQRVLFIGAGEMIELCANHFAARNPKKITVANRTTERAEALADRFGAQAITLSDLPEQLALHDIVVTCTASPLPILGKGMVERAIKIRKHRPIFIVDLAVPRDVESEVAELDDVFLYYVDDLAEIVKEGLDSRQNAVAQAETIIDSNVVDFMRWLATREMVPTIRALRDQGERYRRHELERAHKLLEKGEDPKKVLEAFSNGLTNKFLHVPSSALNHAAADEREELVDLINRLYQLHRPQ, encoded by the coding sequence ATGCAGTTATTCGCCTTCGGTATCAATCATAATACTGCGCCGCTGGATGTGCGCGAGCAGGTGACTTTTCCCGAAAATACCATGGAACTGGCTTTGCGGGATTTGGTCGGGCGCAATCCGATTAAGGAAGCCGCGATTGTGTCCACGTGCAATCGCACCGAAGTCTATTGCTGTACCGATAGACCGGAAGAAGCCATGGCGTGGCTGGCCGATTTTCATCACTTACCGACGCGCGAACTGGACCCTTATTTATACAAATTTCCGCGTGAACATGCGGTAAAACATGCCTTCCGCGTTGCCAGCGGATTGGATTCCATGGTGCTGGGTGAGCCGCAAATACTCGGGCAACTGAAAAATGCGGTGAAATCGGCGGAACACGCCGGGACGCTCGGCTTATTGCTGCATAAACTGTTTCAACGCACATTCTATGTCGCCAAGGAAGTGCGCACATCAACCGAAATTGGCACCAGCTCGGTATCCATGGCCGCCGCTGCAGCGCGCCTGGCCGAACGGATTTTCGGCGATATTGGCGAACAACGTGTTTTGTTTATCGGCGCCGGAGAAATGATCGAATTGTGCGCCAATCACTTTGCCGCGCGCAATCCCAAGAAAATTACCGTAGCAAACCGTACCACCGAACGTGCAGAGGCGCTGGCGGATCGTTTCGGCGCGCAGGCGATTACGCTCAGCGATTTGCCGGAACAATTGGCGTTGCATGACATCGTCGTAACCTGTACCGCCAGTCCGCTGCCGATTTTGGGTAAGGGCATGGTCGAGCGTGCGATCAAGATCCGCAAGCACCGCCCCATCTTCATCGTCGATTTGGCTGTGCCGCGCGATGTGGAATCCGAAGTGGCCGAACTGGACGACGTGTTTCTCTACTATGTCGACGATTTGGCGGAGATTGTCAAAGAAGGGCTGGATTCTCGTCAAAATGCGGTGGCGCAGGCTGAAACCATCATCGATTCCAATGTCGTCGACTTCATGCGTTGGCTGGCAACCCGGGAAATGGTGCCAACTATCCGCGCGTTGCGTGATCAGGGGGAGCGTTACCGCCGCCACGAACTGGAGCGGGCGCACAAACTGCTGGAGAAAGGCGAAGATCCAAAAAAAGTCTTGGAAGCGTTCAGTAACGGCTTAACCAATAAATTCCTGCATGTACCATCCAGCGCTTTGAACCACGCGGCAGCTGACGAACGCGAAGAATTAGTCGATCTGATTAACCGGCTATACCAACTGCACCGCCCGCAATGA
- the lpdA gene encoding dihydrolipoyl dehydrogenase, with amino-acid sequence MSEIFDVAVIGAGPGGYVAAIRCAQLGLNTVCIDEWKNPKGKASLGGTCLNVGCIPSKALLESSENYFGIQHKMSAHGIAAENVTVDVPVMIARKDKIVTMFTAGIASLFKKNKVKSMHGRGTLLQREASANVWQIKVDDNGNAETIQAKHVIVATGSVPRPLPFAPVDNVMILDNAGALALTEVPKRLGVIGAGVIGLEMGSVWRRLGAEVTILEAMPGFLMAADEQVAKEAKSIFAKEPGLQINTGVNIKSVKVASDTVSVSYSDSDNQEQALEVDKLIVAIGRIPNTAGLGVQENGLQVDERGFIVVDQYCRTNLANVYAVGDVVRGPMLAHKASEEGVAVAETILHVEKGQAGELEAVDFNTVPWVIYTVPEIAWVGKNEQELRAAGIAYKAGQFPFIANGRARAMGETSGFIKVLADEKTDRVLGVHMIGPHVSELISEAVMAMKFSASSQDIACIVHAHPSLSEVFHEAALGVDKRALHI; translated from the coding sequence ATGTCGGAAATTTTTGATGTAGCAGTTATCGGCGCAGGTCCGGGCGGTTACGTTGCGGCGATCCGTTGCGCGCAGCTGGGTTTGAATACCGTATGTATCGATGAGTGGAAAAATCCCAAAGGCAAAGCAAGTCTCGGCGGCACCTGCCTGAACGTCGGCTGCATTCCGTCCAAAGCATTATTGGAATCGTCGGAAAATTATTTTGGAATTCAGCACAAGATGTCCGCACACGGTATCGCGGCGGAGAATGTCACCGTCGATGTTCCTGTCATGATTGCGCGCAAAGACAAAATTGTGACGATGTTCACCGCCGGTATCGCTTCGCTGTTCAAGAAGAACAAAGTGAAATCGATGCATGGTCGCGGAACGCTGCTGCAACGCGAAGCATCCGCTAACGTTTGGCAAATAAAAGTGGACGATAATGGTAATGCTGAAACGATTCAGGCCAAGCATGTCATCGTGGCAACCGGCTCCGTGCCGCGGCCACTACCTTTTGCGCCGGTCGATAATGTCATGATTCTGGACAATGCCGGAGCCTTGGCGTTAACGGAAGTGCCCAAGCGGCTGGGGGTGATCGGCGCGGGGGTGATCGGATTGGAAATGGGTAGCGTGTGGCGCAGGCTGGGCGCGGAAGTGACGATTCTTGAAGCCATGCCGGGTTTCCTGATGGCGGCGGATGAGCAAGTTGCTAAGGAAGCTAAAAGCATATTTGCCAAGGAGCCAGGGTTACAGATCAATACCGGTGTCAATATCAAATCGGTCAAAGTGGCCAGTGATACGGTCAGCGTCAGTTATAGCGACTCGGATAACCAGGAACAGGCTCTGGAGGTCGATAAGTTGATTGTCGCGATCGGCCGCATTCCGAATACTGCGGGATTGGGTGTTCAGGAAAACGGCTTACAGGTGGATGAACGCGGATTTATCGTGGTCGACCAATATTGCCGCACCAATCTGGCGAATGTTTATGCCGTCGGCGACGTGGTGCGCGGCCCCATGCTGGCGCACAAGGCTTCCGAAGAGGGTGTGGCGGTTGCGGAAACGATCCTGCATGTGGAAAAAGGCCAAGCCGGTGAGCTTGAAGCGGTCGATTTCAATACCGTGCCGTGGGTGATTTATACCGTGCCGGAAATTGCCTGGGTGGGAAAGAATGAACAGGAGTTAAGAGCGGCTGGTATTGCCTATAAAGCGGGTCAATTCCCGTTTATCGCCAACGGCCGCGCGCGCGCCATGGGCGAAACGAGCGGATTCATCAAAGTACTGGCGGACGAGAAAACCGATCGCGTATTGGGTGTTCACATGATCGGCCCGCATGTATCGGAACTCATTTCAGAAGCTGTGATGGCCATGAAATTTTCCGCCAGCAGCCAGGATATCGCCTGTATTGTGCATGCGCATCCATCGTTATCGGAAGTATTCCATGAAGCTGCACTTGGCGTGGATAAGCGGGCTTTGCATATTTGA
- a CDS encoding CreA family protein, with protein MALLFSTAGSAVAEQIGSVSTKFKLLGANDKIVIEAFDDPEIPGATCYLSRAKTGGVSGTVGVAEDTSDASIACRQIGPITLPEKVKNGQEDGKEVFKKSTSLLFKTLQVVRFYDAKRNVLVYLTYSDRIIEGSPKNSISIIPVTPWH; from the coding sequence ATGGCCTTGTTGTTTTCTACAGCCGGCAGTGCGGTGGCGGAGCAGATCGGCAGTGTTTCGACTAAATTCAAATTGTTGGGCGCAAATGACAAGATTGTGATCGAGGCATTTGACGATCCGGAAATTCCCGGCGCCACCTGCTATTTAAGCCGGGCAAAAACCGGCGGTGTTAGTGGCACGGTTGGTGTGGCTGAAGACACATCGGATGCTTCGATAGCCTGCCGCCAGATCGGGCCGATTACGTTGCCGGAGAAAGTAAAGAACGGCCAGGAAGACGGCAAGGAAGTTTTTAAAAAGAGCACGTCGCTGCTGTTCAAAACATTACAAGTGGTCCGATTTTATGACGCCAAACGCAATGTGCTGGTGTATCTGACGTATAGCGACCGGATTATCGAAGGCTCGCCGAAGAATAGCATTTCGATCATTCCGGTTACGCCGTGGCACTGA
- the nagZ gene encoding beta-N-acetylhexosaminidase has translation MPLGPVMLDIAGTQLTGDDKRRLLHPLTGGVILFSRNYTDHRQLIELTQQIHALRNPHLLIAVDHEGGRVQRFREDFTPLPAMRELGKIWDKQPARARHLALQTGYVLAAELNACGVDFSFTPVLDIDHGQSGVIGDRAFHADPQTVSDLAQQLMLGLKKGGMPAIGKHFPGHGYIRADSHVQKSIDPRRYADIEMCDLIPFRQMINCGLTGIMPAHVIYPKVDAKPAGFSNFWLQKVLRTELQFEGCIFSDDLSMRGAGEFLESMLARAQAALAAGCDMILVCNNSTGADEILNGLQWEMPATSLSRLARMHARSHAGSWIKLRENGDYVQAVREIGGIGCASGELPLQ, from the coding sequence ATGCCGCTCGGACCCGTGATGCTCGATATCGCCGGTACGCAGTTGACCGGAGACGATAAGCGCAGGTTGCTGCATCCGCTCACCGGTGGGGTGATTCTTTTTTCTCGCAATTACACCGATCATCGCCAATTGATCGAATTGACACAGCAGATTCATGCGTTGCGCAACCCGCATTTGCTGATCGCGGTCGATCATGAAGGTGGCCGCGTGCAGCGTTTCCGCGAAGACTTCACACCTTTGCCCGCGATGCGCGAACTGGGAAAAATCTGGGATAAGCAACCCGCGCGTGCGCGCCATCTTGCGCTGCAAACCGGTTATGTGCTGGCGGCGGAGTTGAATGCCTGCGGCGTCGACTTCAGTTTCACGCCAGTGCTGGATATCGATCATGGGCAGAGCGGTGTGATCGGTGATCGTGCTTTTCATGCCGATCCGCAAACGGTTTCCGATCTGGCGCAGCAGCTGATGCTCGGACTGAAAAAGGGCGGCATGCCGGCAATCGGCAAGCATTTTCCTGGGCACGGTTATATCCGCGCCGATTCGCACGTGCAAAAATCCATTGACCCGCGCCGCTACGCCGATATCGAGATGTGTGACCTGATTCCTTTCCGGCAAATGATTAATTGCGGATTGACCGGCATCATGCCGGCGCATGTGATTTACCCCAAAGTGGATGCGAAACCGGCGGGCTTTTCAAACTTCTGGTTACAGAAAGTGTTACGCACCGAATTGCAATTCGAAGGCTGTATTTTCAGTGACGATTTAAGCATGCGCGGCGCCGGAGAATTTCTGGAATCGATGCTGGCGCGAGCGCAAGCGGCGCTGGCAGCCGGTTGCGACATGATCTTGGTGTGCAATAATTCCACCGGTGCCGATGAAATTTTAAACGGTTTGCAATGGGAAATGCCCGCCACCAGTCTTTCCCGTCTGGCGCGCATGCACGCCCGCAGTCACGCAGGTTCATGGATAAAATTACGCGAAAACGGCGATTATGTTCAGGCGGTGCGAGAAATCGGCGGCATCGGCTGCGCCAGCGGCGAATTGCCGTTGCAGTAG
- a CDS encoding holo-ACP synthase, with protein MIYGIGTDIVESARIAQSLDRYGERFARRILTDSEWQEYHSSSKPVLYLAGRFAAKEALSKAMGTGLRHPVNFTHITITHDDLGKPFFQFHPELDRLINDRGITQHHLSISDEITMVCAFVVLEK; from the coding sequence GTGATCTACGGTATCGGCACCGATATCGTCGAATCGGCCCGTATCGCTCAATCGCTAGATCGTTATGGCGAGCGCTTTGCGCGGCGCATTTTGACCGACAGCGAGTGGCAGGAATACCATTCGAGCAGTAAGCCGGTTTTGTATTTGGCCGGCCGCTTTGCCGCCAAGGAAGCATTGTCCAAGGCGATGGGCACGGGATTGCGCCATCCGGTGAATTTCACGCATATCACGATCACGCACGACGATCTGGGCAAACCGTTTTTTCAATTCCATCCCGAACTCGATCGACTCATCAACGACCGGGGCATTACGCAGCATCATCTTTCCATCAGCGATGAGATCACGATGGTGTGCGCCTTTGTCGTGCTGGAAAAATAA